From Brienomyrus brachyistius isolate T26 chromosome 18, BBRACH_0.4, whole genome shotgun sequence, one genomic window encodes:
- the LOC125713146 gene encoding putative nucleotidyltransferase MAB21L1, which yields MIAAQAKLVYHLNKYYNEKCLSRKAAISKTIREVCKVVSDVLKEVEVQEPRFISSLNEIENRYEGLEVISPTEFEVVLYLNQMGVFNFVDDGSLPGCAVLKLSDGRKRSMSLWVEFITASGYLSARKIRSRFQTLVAQAVDKCSYRDVVKMVADTSEVKLRIRDRYVVQITPAFKCTGIWPRSAAHWPLPHIPWPGPNRVAEVKAEGFNLLSKECYSINGKQSSAESDAWVLQFAEAENRLILGGCRKKCLSVLKTLRDRHLELPGQPLNNYHMKTLVSYECEKHPRESDWDENCLGDRLNGILLQLISCLQCRKCPHYFLPNLDLFQGKPTSALENAAKQTWRLAREILTNPKSLEKL from the coding sequence ATGATAGCGGCTCAGGCCAAGCTGGTGTATCACCTGAACAAATATTATAACGAAAAATGCCTGTCTCGGAAAGCCGCGATCTCAAAGACAATCAGGGAAGTATGCAAGGTGGTGTCGGACGTCCTGAAGGAGGTGGAAGTTCAGGAGCCCCGTTTCATCAGCTCCCTAAATGAAATTGAGAACCGTTACGAAGGTCTGGAGGTCATTTCGCCGACTGAATTTGAGGTAGTCCTTTATTTAAATCAAATGGGAGTCTTCAACTTCGTGGATGACGGCTCGCTTCCAGGCTGCGCGGTGCTGAAGCTCAGCGACGGCCGAAAGCGGAGCATGTCCCTCTGGGTCGAGTTCATCACCGCCTCGGGGTATCTTTCGGCCCGTAAGATCCGGTCCAGGTTTCAGACCCTTGTGGCGCAAGCAGTGGATAAATGCAGCTACAGGGACGTCGTCAAGATGGTGGCTGACACCAGCGAGGTAAAATTGCGGATCAGAGACAGATACGTAGTGCAGATCACCCCGGCTTTCAAGTGCACCGGAATATGGCCGCGTAGCGCTGCGCACTGGCCTCTGCCCCACATCCCATGGCCGGGACCAAACAGGGTGGCAGAGGTCAAAGCCGAAGGCTTCAACCTTTTATCCAAGGAATGCTACTCTATAAATGGGAAGCAGAGCTCGGCCGAAAGCGATGCCTGGGTTTTGCAGTTTGCCGAAGCAGAGAACCGTCTAATCCTTGGAGGGTGTCGGAAGAAGTGTCTGTCCGTTCTTAAGACTCTGCGCGACCGTCACCTTGAACTTCCAGGACAGCCGCTCAATAACTATCACATGAAAACGCTGGTGTCGTATGAGTGTGAAAAGCACCCCCGGGAATCGGACTGGGACGAGAACTGCCTGGGCGACCGCCTAAACGGTATTCTCTTACAGCTCATTTCGTGCCTGCAGTGTCGGAAGTGCCCGCATTACTTTCTGCCAAATTTAGACCTATTCCAAGGCAAACCAACTTCAGCCCTCGAAAACGCAGCTAAACAGACGTGGAGATTGGCGAGGGAAATACTCACCAACCCCAAAAGCCTGGAAAAACtctaa